The nucleotide window GCGAATTGTCTTTTGATAAACTTTCGTCTGGTATCCGAGGTGGTGACCGCATAAAATACACCCCTTGCTTCGTATGTCGCACCCAGGGTAGTCTCCGTCGTTTTCCACCCAGCTCCTCCCTCTGAAAACCAAAAGAAGAATAGTTAATCAACGTTACAACCATCACGGTCGGAAAATCTCGACCCTAGTTAATAACACGATCCGACTGTACTTCGAAGAATCAATTCCCCAAACTTACTCTTCGCCTTCAGTTACGAAAAGCCCTACACGGATCAAGCgcggttagcccttcgtcagatcAATGGACCACATTCCATATGGTAGTATAAGTGGGTGTTATTACATATGAAACTTTGCCcgaaacaaaaataatgaactGCTGGTAGTCAGGAGAGGGGAAAGACTGGAGtaccaagagaaaaaaatgtgagtagtttcaaatgaaactgtATTGCTACGTCGGTTGGGGATTATTAAACAAGAATGTCGTATTGTCAGAGTTCGATGATGATTTGAGAGATTGAAAAAAAGGAGACGTTTTGCtcgctagcccttcgtcagagcacaGTAAGCAGTACTTCTACTAAGCACAGTCAGAGCAACTTATGAAACCGTTGCGAAATGCAGTTAAGAGCGtcaacaaatttaacaaaaacatcGCTTCGTGTCGGAATAAAACCGGGCCACATCAGTGGAAGATGAATCCTCTCCAAAGGatatatcttttttcttttaattttcattgCTTGCCTGTTCTAATCCCGTGCTGACTGTTAACTTGTCGGTAAGGTGAAAATCCATCCATAACACAATTCCATGAAGGGTGCCTGAgctgaaagaacaaaaagacATCGCAGTGAATTTAGATAAAAAGGGAACCACTTTTCTATAATATAAGCAATGAGGTTTCAGTCTTGAAATTTTGTGATAACCTTGCTTTTGTACAACTGCGCGCTGCAATAGGTCAGTGAAAAtcgcgccatttttttttatccaatcACATGCACGCACGACAAAACCGCTTTCCGGCGCTCATTAACGGCTGCACTGATTCCTtttgcgttctgattggttcattgaaAAGCCAATGTCAGTTGCGATTGGATGCGGTATTTTCAGAGAAATCCAAAATTATCATTTTTACCTTGACAACTCTATATCGCCCTCACTTGTAATTTTCTGGCTTGGTATGTTCGATGTGAAGTCGAATTTCATGATGACAGCATCTCGACTGAGAGCACAGCAGGGGTATTCCCACAGATGATGAGGTTCCAGAGCAATTCCACGGCTTGACCCGCTGTTAATTTCTTCGTTTGTGAGCTTTGAGCCCTAAAGTCAAATTGACAACCTTTAACATAGTTGCAGCGaaataagaatttcagtttggcACGAGGCTTTGCAGGTGATAAGCCCAAACATTTCGCGCCAATTTGTCAAAGCAAACGATCTCAATTGGTCGAACCCGTTGCAGTTCTTTCCGCGGCTGCTGGCGGCTGCTTGGATTTGCTTTGCGTTATGACTGGTTCAGAAAATTCTCTTTTGTCCCGCTGCCCAAAATCTACAAGCGACCTGAGCACTAGACTGTTAAGCCAAGTTTTCAGTAGCGTGGGCTTCTGTTACTTATAGCGACCCCAAATTTTCACGTGACAATTCACGTAATGCGTGCCCTTTTTTTCCTCACTGGTGCGTGAAACCAGCACAAATTCGCGGGACAACCTTCGGTTTTAGTTCCTTCGCGCCTGACATACAATCGATCTGTGCAAGAGCGAAGTGCTTAAGCATATAAACAAAAGTGTCCACTGCATAAACCTTACCTCGATCAATTCATTAAATAAGGAAACGTCAAAGCCTTGTACAATTTTGACAGGGGCGTGGAACTTCCAGAGATCTTCAAATtcaactgcaaaacaaatcaaatgccGGAATTAAAACAGTTTGGCAGTTTGACACTCTTCAACTCCTTTCATTTCCATACAGTAATGCGCTCGAGGAGGATataaaatttcaatttgtaGACTATATAAATTTTGTTTATGAAAAATAACGAGTGTCATGACAAATACCCAAACTGCTTTTGTAAAAAAAGAGGTGTAGGTTTCTTGAGTGAGATATTTTGGTGTTGTGCTGTTACCTAAATGTTAGTCAAGTCAAGTATTTTGATCTGTAAATCTGTGTATTTTGGTgatagtaaaataaaataattgggaaaaaaaggagaaaaaaaaaacaaaaactcgtTTCATGCTGGCATTTCAAACAACTGGCCTTAACAGTATTTCCATCTTAGTCTGCTCTAGCGACCCACCTGCTATGGCTCTCAGAGTGGCGCTGCCGGGAACCACCTTCGCTCCTGGTTTGACGATGTTTGCGAGACTGGATGCAGCGTACCAAAAATATAAATTGTGCCACGGAAACAGAGCGCTGCTGAAGAATGGTTCACCTAATATGACATCAACctacaataaaaaagaaatttacGCTCAAAATGGTCGAAACTTGAAAACTGGGTTTTGCATCACATGCTAATAAAACGTTTCAAGGAGTACCTGATTGCTGGGCAGGTCCTGAGGCCGCAGACTTGTTGCTTCGTGACCGCTAATTTCAATTTTATCTTCCAAATTATTCAACTTTATaacctaaaataaaaaaaattaaaatacttcTAGAGCTAAATGAGCATTAAGTTTTCGACTTCGACCATATCACTGGAAAGCGGGGTTGGCGCAATTCCCGACATAGTGGCGGGTGATTTTGGTGATTCTTTCGTGCGCTCCTTGAGGTCTTTCTAGGTGTTGAGAGCATTCACCTTCAACCATTTCCACCAAGGTTTGATTCAGGACACGCCTTAAAATGACTGTGGGTTTCTTGTCAGTTTTCCAGCTTCGAGGCGTTTTTCTGTGACTGGTGCTACAGTTCCCCTGCTTTCATCAATATCCTTTATCATTTGATTTTGTCTAGTGTTACCTGGTTAATCTGTAAGATATCGCGACCTAACAGTGTGGCATTGCTTGGCAAAAATACGCAAAGGCGAAGACGTAATTTGCATGACACTAACCTTTCGAAGGAACTTTTGATACAAAGCAGACGGCTCAAAAGTGAGAACCTACGACGAGaaaataaacgattgtatggtTGGAAGCAAGTTATTTCGCAACGCCTTGgctcgagttgctcgaagcatggttagccctaaccaaaatgaaaatgtatgtggtaaactacccatccgagaaaatttggcaatcacgtgACCGTATACCTACCCCCCCCGGCCCGTCCGTACCACAGGAACaccaacgcaaaatttcgggtagtctttggtgagggttttttggcgcgaaaacgaatggcaacaCCTATAGAGACGTATAAGTTTCAATACTTCTTAGCCAATATTGTTAGCGCTAACGAAGCTTTCTGCAAACGGCCCCGGTTCGCTAACACCCTCATCCCTGTATTTTAATAGCGGAGCTCTCGCGCGCAAAGCGCGCGCAGCGgagcaccatgggtaagaaaaCGTGGTTAACTACCCATCCGAAAAAATTTGGTGATCACGTGACCATATACCTACTGCCCGCCCATCTGCACCACAGGCACaccaacgcaaaatttcggTAGTCTGTTGTGAGggttttttggcgcgaaaaacaaatggcaacccgcgttttgtgaagcataaacaacttagAAGTTCAGAGAAGTCaactcaaaacaaaaagaaatttcttataaatttattattgtaatgcaattgggagctccgcttttagacTTGGCTTAATCTATATGTTAATAATGGTTTAACCATACCTTTTCAAACCCTGCTCTTGCAGCCATTACAGGAAGCAGAGATCCATCGCCAACACATAGACATCGTGAGTTGCCATCCTTAGCTAACTGGAAACCAAAGGAAATAGTTCGTTGTACTACATCGTGTGAGGTGAGGCGAAGTATATCTATCTGCCTTTCCCCTAAGGACTTTTCATAACTTCTTGAGACTTGCccgttttatttatttatcatttattatttgGAGTTAGGAATTATCCTCGCATCAAAAATCCATCACTTGAAGTTGAAGTCCTTCAACCGTTGATGTCTTGAACGGGGCTCTTCAGCGCTTCATTAATTGTGGGTGGTATGTGGCTCACAATTTATCGCCCTTGTCCAAGAAGACTGGAGGTTTAGAATAAGCGGATGACATTGCAATGACGGGAATTTAAAATGGGGCGGGTAtgttaaataattaatttaaaaactTATTGTTTGAAGAACCTGATAGGTTAGTCTCTCCAATGTTGCCTGGCAGACTTGCCATAATGCCTATTGATTGTTGAAGTGAAGAGTTATCCTCGCTTCAAAAACCAAGAACTACCAGGTGAAGTCCTCCCAACGCTAAGTCTTGAACTGGGTTCCTCAGCCTTCCATTACTTGAGCGTAATATTTGGCTTACACTTTATTGCCCAAGAAGACTGGGAAGTTTGGTGGCATTGCAATGGTGGGACCCATTAAAGTGAGGTGGGTCTTTTTGCAACGGTGGTTGTTTTAAATAACGAACTAAGAAAACtcattacagtcgaacctcgattatccggactcgtcgggacctcagtaaaaagtccggataatcgagagtccggataatcgaaaatttgaatattaatgagacaacaatgtaaacaaaagaaataaagatagcacatttttaattacaatactgaaccaatcaaaattcagctgaatgcatcagaatgctctttgtcgccgagcgctaaatcttttgaaagcgaagcagtaaatgcgctgttttgaacacacttttcttgattttaaacattttttacctctgaaagcttttgagatcaaagcttattaatattcatgaaaaaaacgggaccagagaaaaagtccggataatcgaaaagtccggataatcgaggtccggataatcgaggttcgactgtatttaAAAACCCTGGGGCCCgcttctcgaaagtcccgcaaacttttcgggcccgaaaagccattcataaaactacgacctgcttattctgtaaagctggtcttttcatatgttgtaaagggaataaaaataaaaataactgcaaagtttcgtgcctcgagacgccttcgttttgaagatacaaagagaattatggcacccgaaatacgcccgaaaagtttcgagactttcgagaaacaggccactGGTCGTTTACTCCGCGGTTGACAAGCTGACCAACGACTTAGCTCCAGCTTGATGTCATGTGTTATCCGGTGGCAAAATCAATGCACGTATTTCAAGTAATAACTGAGTGAAAAAAACGCTTCATTCACCTGTTTCAATGCTTGTCTAAATACTTTTGAACGTCGCCTGTCATTCAGCATAGCAATTCGATGGCGACTCCATGTTATATGAGCTCCGCAAGTACACAGAGGTCGATCAACCGTAGATGCAATCctgtaaaatttttaaaacaaacaagaaattgTCTCTTTTTGCCTCTGCTTTGATCCTCACAGCCGTTCAGCCAACCTTGTTTCATTATTTCGTTTTAGGAATGGTTTGTATTTAAGATGATAGTAGACTTTCATCTCAGCTAATTTCATTTCCAGATTTGAGGTTGTTTTATGACAAGCAATTTCACTACATCAGACAGTCAGCCCCTGTTAGTCACCCTGGGGAAGCCATTCATCGAAAGTGGAGTTCAAACACCAGCAAGAAATTGCCCACCCAGATCTCGATTAATGATCAGAAGGTTGCAGGTTCGACTCCTCGTTTGGAGGATTCGGATTTTTCCCGAGTTTCCCCGAGTCAGCTTCCAAACGAGTAATCGGAAGGTCGTAGTTTCAGTTCCTAGTCAAAGCCATTTGGATGCTTTTCCGAGTTTTCCGGAGTCGGCTTCCGAACTCATAATCGGAAGGTCATGTGCAGGTTCGACTCCTAGATAGATGCATTCGGATTTTCCCAATTTTTCTTGATACATAAAattgaggaataataattaaaaattaataattattattaaatctcTGACATCACATACTTTGTTTGTGGGGTAGCATCAAACCAAATGCTATAGTCATCATGGCAACATTGGATATTTAACGTCTCACCTAAAATcaaattcattttgttttagTAGCCTTGTTAGCGTTAAAAAAGTAAGGGGTAtgaatattgtaataattatttctgcatTGTGAGTATTTTGTGTTGAATGCAACATGCACGAATCATAAGTGCTCAAATATCCATGGGGGGTTAACCTCAGGTACCTTCTTGCACAGAGAGTGgtcttttgaaaaaataaactcCTTGCATCCAATGGTCCCtccactacaaaaaaaatataaatacagCAAGATGATTAGACAGTACAATATCATTAATCTCAAGTAgttgaaataatttgaaaagctGTTTAAGTGTATATGACAGGAAAATTCGTTTTCGTTTTTCTGTTAGTTACACatgtaataaacagtttgaggattaaaaattgttgaaaatatttaaaagttttttccattaactaaaaaaaaaatgttcattttagCCCAAAACATTCCCATTTTAAgctgaaattggcatgttttgaGCATGTTTTCAGCTCCCAATCTGTTTATTGCACATACTGTACCAAGCCAGAACAAAATAAAGATTTTTGTGTCGTACACGTTTAAAGTTAATTTAAACCAAATAAGTTTTGAGCTCTTCACTCAAATGATCCTCTGCTATTTTCTCCAACATAGGCTCAAGTTCAGTGCAGTACCTGAATTAAAAACTGGAAAGTGATTGCTTTGACTCCCAACAGAAGCACTCAAAGGTTCCCCTGGCTACCAACCAAAAAAGTCTGTACCTGTCTGTTGATACCATCAGGATGAGCCCATCGAGGAGCTGTCGTGAGCTTGATTTCACCATCACGGTCCATATCTAGTGTCCACCACATAACGATACAGTGGCCAACACCTGACTGTTTTACGGATGTCTCTGCACAAAACTGGGACACTGTTTGATCGTTGCCAATTTTGTCTTGAGTACTTGGTATAGATACCCTGTTTACACAACCAGACTTCTCTGATGCAAAATTATTGCAAAAGTCAAACctggaatgaaatgaaatttaaacaCATGTTGACAAACCTTCACAATTTGATGCTTTGCCGCATAGTATCTTACAGCCTCAtggccataataattattgtcattttcacTCTTTCTATGTGCCCCAACACTTTTCAGTAAAGCAAGAGCGACAGATCATTTCAAATGGAAGGCTatcaaataataaaatttgtAAATTAATGATCTCAGCTCTGCAGCCATTCCAACTGCCACAAATTATTTTGATAAGCAATGCTTGCTGCCACTTTAATTATCCACTCTTTGGATGCGTGTGTATACTCTTTGGATGCGTGTGTATGAATTCATTCACaaataatatcattataatAAAACCATTAAGATATCCTGGTTGGTCCAATGCAAGTTTAGTGCACCCCAGTTTTGGAGAAGAATCTCTGTGGAAAACTGTCatttcttgccaaaaaaaaaaaaagtgatgtaATTGTGATACTCACAATGTACAGTATTTACACTGTGGAGTGAGCACAAAAATAATGTCAATTATTAACATTGTTCTCAAGAAAACAGAAGGACGAAAAAGCCACAGCTTGGTGAATGTACCTCAAAACTGGAACAGGTTCAGACAAAAGGTGAATTTCTTTATCTGAGAGTTCATCTACGTGCAAATCAAAGACACTTGCAGTTCCACGACACTGTTCCATCTCAGATGGTAACTTGATCTCTTGGTCCTCAGATATctaaaattaaacacaaaaactGATTCAATGTGATGTTAAAGTAAGGTCAAAGTAAGAGGGCACAATTTGTGAAGCTTTGTTGTAATGATCACTCAAAAGTGAATGCCTTGTTGATAACTTGTTCCCTTAAGGAGGAAGGGTAAATTAGGAGTGGATCGAAACATTATTGGGATTTCTTCATTACTCTAGTGTTACTTTTCaatcaaaaacaaattattgtatAATGACAGCTTCAGTGCATAACTAAATTGTGGTCTCTGAGACACTGCTGTCACACTTTCACACTACCAATtttgattattgtttttttaacaatttaatACTGTACCTGATTTGTATCAAGTTGATGCATTTTCCAAAGAGCTTCACTTCCAATAACTTGAGCAACAATAGTAGCTGCCGCAGGGACACTGACAAATCCTGGCTGATGACAATATTTCacaatagtaatgataataatcacaATGTCTTTTATCACAGTTATTCAATTACTTCTAAGTTCAGTATTTTTGTTTCCTAATATGATAGGCTGGTCCCCAAAACCACCTGTGACGGGGTACACAtgtttaagaattttttttgccgTTAATACATACAGTGAAGCTTAGTCAAAAGTATCATCAACTACTCCTTAAAAACCTTCTAAATGATAAGCTTAATGGTTCTTAAAATCTTTGCATTGtaagagcaaaaaaaaacaaaaaaacaatttcattggCGGAAGGCTTTTCCTCTGTAAGGGTACAAAACATTGTGTAAAACAATGATACCAAACTTTGCCACTGTACACCACACAACTATACATTCCATAATGAGAAGCCATCATACCTCTAGAAGACGACGACAGGCATCCCTGAGAGTTGGTAAAGCTCCTTCACCAATAAGTTCTGTATCCCATAGTTCTGTGACCAGTAAATTAGCTCTTCTAGGAATATGACCATCTGAAATAATGCAAGGCAGTGCCAAGTATGTTATCACCAAGGAAGATGGCATGACTGAGTTGTCAAGATGTTGGGCTTGAGACCCTGGAATTCCTGGGCTCAAGTAATCTACGAATAACATATAATGGAAACAATTCTGCTCGCCAAGACCAATAAAGCATTAACATGATGTATAAAATTacagtaataacaataaaatgatTTCagatgatccttgcagttaagGGCACTAAAGTAATGGTAGTAAGAGATTTAAGGTCTGAAAAATGCAAGCCTGAGCAGGACCCAAagtgaatttttcaggcctttctctggCTACGACCAAGTAGCAcacataactgcaaggatcattaattttacactgaagttgtttcaatccacagttcaaatgcatgaattcCATGTATTAACTACATCACAGTAATgataacattattattactattggtataattaacagttattctttgaggacgcgccggatatgagctgatatatataaccaacgaggccgtagctcatatccggcaagtccgagaagaataactgttttagtaaattttcaagcaattctcttgatttcttcgggtaaAACCTccgcaaatcgtgacattttctttaccgaggacgccgcgaaacaattttttccgacctccaaaatttcagcacaagaaattcgccatcagtttttccttatttggtcaaacttaacaataatgtctcatatgatgggcttagggaaccaatcagaaagctggaaaatcattatcctgagctaaaaatttactaataaagaATATAAACCAAATTAAAATTGTATACAACTATTCACATTATAATActgcaataatgataataataataattaattattatgagCATACACctgataaaaaaatattattattattgctggtGCAGCCAGTTAATTCACTTGTATGATTATCTACACATATAGACCTTTTTCACATAGTAGCTAAGTTGTCAATGCACCAAGCTCGACACTCTTACCTCTTTCCAGATC belongs to Acropora muricata isolate sample 2 chromosome 9, ASM3666990v1, whole genome shotgun sequence and includes:
- the LOC136928983 gene encoding protein arginine N-methyltransferase 7-like gives rise to the protein MRTVSFLVRRNIHLVNSLRNEMFSQRFSPVTGKMEWIVEDEDYDMRNEIARSAYTDMLHDDERNEKYYHATMKAVRKLKGSGEKKIHMLDIGTGTGLLAMMAVRSGADGATACEAFGPIANVAKKIVAKNGFGEKISVIGKCSTDLDLERDGHIPRRANLLVTELWDTELIGEGALPTLRDACRRLLEPGFVSVPAAATIVAQVIGSEALWKMHQLDTNQISEDQEIKLPSEMEQCRGTASVFDLHVDELSDKEIHLLSEPVPVLRFDFCNNFASEKSGCVNRVSIPSTQDKIGNDQTVSQFCAETSVKQSGVGHCIVMWWTLDMDRDGEIKLTTAPRWAHPDGINRQWRDHWMQGVYFFKRPLSVQEGETLNIQCCHDDYSIWFDATPQTKIASTVDRPLCTCGAHITWSRHRIAMLNDRRRSKVFRQALKQLAKDGNSRCLCVGDGSLLPVMAARAGFEKVLTFEPSALYQKFLRKVIKLNNLEDKIEISGHEATSLRPQDLPSNQVDVILGEPFFSSALFPWHNLYFWYAASSLANIVKPGAKVVPGSATLRAIAVEFEDLWKFHAPVKIVQGFDVSLFNELIEGSKLTNEEINSGSSRGIALEPHHLWEYPCCALSRDAVIMKFDFTSNIPSQKITSEGDIELSSSGTLHGIVLWMDFHLTDKLTVSTGLEQREELGGKRRRLPWVRHTKQGVYFMRSPPRIPDESLSKDNSPTIRYSVHFEPTTGEMEFDFHLRTS